Genomic window (Henningerozyma blattae CBS 6284 chromosome 10, complete genome):
AAGTTGGCCAGACCACAAAACTTGAAGACACTGATCGTTCCGAAGATAATACaggaagaagaaaattgaGATTACTAAATCGTAATTATGGAAATTGCATCGACTCAacatcttcatctaatgGTAGCAATAGTGACCATGAACTATTAGCAAACGATGCTTCTAGTGTCACAGGATCAATTTCAGGACAACTTAAGAAAGATGAACCAATTATTGCCAAATCACCAGAAAGTGGCGAAGAGTTTTAAGAATTTGATTACACAAGcatacattttttttctttttttttttctttttttctatattttgcatttaattttttttaatcattaaataattaaataaagcCTCCAAATATTACATAAAAAaggaatatttatttatgaGAAATGTATTTTGTTTAGTTAAGTGttacaaaatcaaaagtaatattattattgttgttatagtttttattactatgttgcttttgatttatttttcattaaactCATAGTTAAACCAGGTGATGAAAGAAAATCGAGCAGTATAAAACGACAAATCCATAGCTCATAAAGGGCAGTCTAGTAGAATTGTAAatagataattttattgCTTTATCGTAGTAAGTACTTGAAGATGTGTTGGAATACTTTCTGCAGCACCTCTTTTTTGAATAGCTAAAGAACTTGCTGTTGTTGCAAACAAGGCAGCATCTGccaaactttttttttcatataattGACTTACAATACCACCTAAGAAGGTATCCCCAGCTCCAGTAGTATCTACAACTTTAATTCCAGAAACAGCTGGTAAATAGCCTACAGTAGGTTCATTTTTTGAACAGAATAAGACACCCCTTGACCCAAGAGTTATAATAACTGTGGCACTATTTTGTTGATTAACCAActtcttttgaaaatctGTACACAATGTCTTATAAGcttcaataaaatttttttcaattgctAATTTATAAGCAGTATGTTCTTCCTTTGGATATACACTTTCAACAATTTGCATAGcttcaatttcattaacAACAAGAATATCTGATAATAACCATTGTTCCCTTGATAGTTTTTTGAAAGGAGAAGGATTATAAATGATTTGATACGTTGACCTATTTTCTTTCAACCATTTCATGATTGAACAAGGATCAGGGATTTCATGTTGAAAGACGATATATTCATCCTGTTCATCGTTTTGTAATGACTGTAATGACTGAGGAAacaatttttctaattgtgTCGGGGTATAGACAGATTGACCATTAGCACCTTCTGCAATCAAGATTCTATTTTGACCTGTGGCTTCTTCTACTAAAATTGTGGCAATACCAGTTTGATAATTGTCCAACACTGCTAAATCTGTCACGTCAACATTATTTTGCTTTAAGAGATCAACTAACTGAGTACCAAAAGAATCATTACCCACTGAACCAATCATTTTTACTTTATAATCCAAATTTTtggattttaattttgcaATTGAATTACATTGGTTTGAACCTTTACCACCTGGATGAGTCTCAAACTTGTTTGCTCTAATGGTTTCACCTGATGATGGAACAAGATCTGTATAAGTGACCAGGtcataatttaaagatCCGATAACTGTAATACCCATTTTTTGCTctgttttttattaattttaatctattttatctttataatCGCAATTGCTTCTTACCTTATTAAGGACAACCCTTAACTTTTATATaggtaaataaataaggaatctatatatttttattctatcCATACTCTTaccatttattaaatttatatccCTATGGAACTTGTCCAATGGAAAAGTTtgaagtgaaaaaaatgtacGGAAATGGAAATTTGCGGGGTAACCAAAACATACTGACGAAAGTGGCTATGTaggaaaaaagaaaaaaaaggggTTGATTAGTACGTCATAACAGAAAGAAAGAcctaatttatatataaaaaacgCGAGTCTCACATTTTGCTCGTAATTATATCATATTTAACTGAAAAAGGGAAATAAACAAGAAAATTGTTTATTAAGAGTAGACTCTtctaagaaaaaaaaatataagaatTTAAGCCAGGAGTATGGATTAGGTAGACTCACTTGATTGAAAGAAGGAAaacattttatattaatttacaGTTGTTTGTTGTCTAAATCAATTCTGATTATTAAAACTCAAAAAAAAGGAGACACGTATCCATAAGCAACTCCTATCAgcaaattacaaaaaaaagaaattagaaGGTAAATACAAATAACACTGTTTATATTCCATTCAACACTTAGTAACTCAAGCAATACTCAACAACTATTGtatttgtctttttttttttttttttttttttttggattatTACTCTTTAGTTACATTTCGATATTGATAGATAACATTTATTTCATAATAACAGGGTCCTAACTAAGCCAAAGACCGAGAATAATTATGATTTTCCGagaataacaataataatatgccGAGAAGAAAAATGCCGAAAAAACAAAGGttaaaaaaacacaaattaatatatgtGTCTGAATATGGAAGAAATATATCCCAAAGAAGTAAACAAAGCCTGGACGGATCTGGACATTTCTTCTCCATTTTAGACGATCTAATTTCAGGATTTCAAGATATATTGATATGTCCTAAATGGGATATCATTAGACATAATTAAACATAACTAAacacaattaaataaagaagcCTATTATGATAAGAGAATACAGCTTAATAAAGGGTATTTGTAAACATATTGCCCACTGAAAACAAAGCTGGGTTTTAGCTTGAATCAGAAACGCCACAGGAGCCACATATAGGCACTTAATGGAAAGCAAATACTTTATCAAAAGTGTCAAATGAAGACGGAGGTGAGGTAGGTAATGTGTAGGCTATAGTAGTCAATTACGTTTAGTTTATATTGATGACAAGGTGCCTAAATTTAGACATGCTTAACATTAGCTAAGTTTGATGATAAATAAGTTGGAGTTCGGTTTACCGACCATGGGTCAGTTGGGGATAGCCTAGTATCGGCCATAATTATATCACTTGGAATAATTACTGGGTAATCACATGATGCTATGTAAGAGGCAAATGATTGCCGAGAAATGTAAACAAGGGCggtatttaatttaatcatCAAAAGTCATTGGTAATCAGCACATCACAGTTACTAGTGATGCAGATTACGTTTAGTCTCTTAATAACGGTAACTTATACAACCGAATCTGATTTACGGCACTCTCTAGGCAAGGGTAGAAACTTTAAAGACAAATCAAAGGTGCCGAACGATGTATCAAGTAGATACATTAGATTTCCTAAGTTCTGCCGAGATAAAATGAGGGgaaaattgtttttatttaagaataCTGTTAAACAAGAAAATTGATAAACAACCTTATTAGCTAATTAACCAGTAATTAGATGGTATCGGAAAAAGACATAGGAGGATGGGATGGACACAGAAGAAAAGTGAAAGCAAAAAACAtcaataacaacaacaataacaacaacaatagcaataataataatatgaacaacaacaacaacaacaacaacaacaacaacaacaacaacagcacAATAAACTATTTCAAGTAATCATTCTATGATAGGAACCATCTGGAAATAAGGCAAAGGaggaaaaacaaaaaaaaaagtcaaCATCAACAGCAATACAAAGAAGTGCTGGATGTAGTTAGTATGAATAGGAACAGCAGCATCTAACTTTTGCGGAGGATCCAAGACTTCTTCCCATGGTGGAGAACTGTCCATTATTAACTAATAGTTGCGAGAGCTGGTTGGCTCTTAAGCTTGGAAAATTCGAGAATATGGGTGTTGTAGTTCTTGAATATTTCTTGAGACACACAATATCAATGTTCTTCATAGTGGTCGCTGAGTTCCTATAGCCTTTAGACTAAAATGCATCCATCAACACGGCAAGATTCCTCTTTCTGCCACTCACATGTGCCTGAAGTTGCTGACCAAGCTGATAGATCTGCGTGGAGCAAAAATCGCTCAGTCCTTATGGTACTACTACTATATGGTGATTACTACTATCACCTTTACTAATGTGTATCCTGCCATGCATTGTAAATAACAAAGAGGCAAGcaaatattatcatcttcCCAAAACAGAAATTACTTGATATAGAAATGTTCCAAAACGAGCTATCGGCTGAATCGGGCGTTACAACTACTGTTTGCGGCAACCTTTCCTAGGTGGCTACGGGAAGAAGAACCGTAACTTTTCCCGTGTGCCACATATTCAATTCCACTTTACATCCCGAGAGGGAAATTTCATGCAAAGTAGCAGTTTACGAGGAATCTAAATCTAGATCTGAGTAGTCAGGCCTACTAGAATATTCGgataaaaacaataattacAATAAAGTGGACGTTTCATCGcaagtattttttttctttttcttttttatttttttagataGACAGCTCTAGTTTATTTGTTACCTTTTCTAAGTGAAATAGCATGTTTATTAGAGACTatttcaaatcaattaagACAATTCTGCTTCGATAGATACCGAGATTGCAATTCAAACCCAgtctgaaaaaaatagttatATAACTGCTTTCTTAACCgcttctttttcttccaaAAGActcttttcattttaaaGGCATTAGCCACACTTGGTAACTTTATTTCATACATCCTGGAAAAATAACcagaaaaaggaaaataaataatataggAAATTATACGATGtgaaagaagaaagaaatattattcccCAGATCTGCGACAAACGTATCACGTATGGATATAAGATCTAGCTAGATATGGTCGTTCTTGgtcacttttttttttttttttacaatattCTGTTTTCAATACTATCATAAGACGAACAAATTATTGAAGCTCAGACTACAACAGCCTTCACATACATTATTCATTATGCAAGCCTCGTTAGATTGCCAACACAAATTTTTGtcaatttttgaaatgaGGTTATTCGACAAATAAAAGGAAAAGAAAGTTAACAAGAATGACTGTTAACGCCATCACttaaatctaatttttttttttacttcaCTAGCAAAGGGAGCCAAGTGAATGCCATTAAAGCTTTATTTCAGGCTGTTCTACCCTttcataaattttttgttgttgaaaTTATCTTGAACTTTTTAATAATCATTagagtttttttttttttaaatgttacaattttaatttaccTCAGAGTATGCATTTGTACTTTTTCAAAGTATACCATACTTAACTTTTTGTATGAGTTACCAGCGGTATTAGCATATGCCTGCTTAATTTTCTATCCAGcataaaatgaaataccATCATTATTTTACCCCCCACTTT
Coding sequences:
- the RBK1 gene encoding putative ribokinase (similar to Saccharomyces cerevisiae RBK1 (YCR036W); ancestral locus Anc_1.138) — protein: MGITVIGSLNYDLVTYTDLVPSSGETIRANKFETHPGGKGSNQCNSIAKLKSKNLDYKVKMIGSVGNDSFGTQLVDLLKQNNVDVTDLAVLDNYQTGIATILVEEATGQNRILIAEGANGQSVYTPTQLEKLFPQSLQSLQNDEQDEYIVFQHEIPDPCSIMKWLKENRSTYQIIYNPSPFKKLSREQWLLSDILVVNEIEAMQIVESVYPKEEHTAYKLAIEKNFIEAYKTLCTDFQKKLVNQQNSATVIITLGSRGVLFCSKNEPTVGYLPAVSGIKVVDTTGAGDTFLGGIVSQLYEKKSLADAALFATTASSLAIQKRGAAESIPTHLQVLTTIKQ